Part of the Vigna unguiculata cultivar IT97K-499-35 chromosome 3, ASM411807v1, whole genome shotgun sequence genome, ATCCAATGCACTTGTTGGAATTTGACAAAGAGATCAACCTAATGAGAGCCTTACCTAATCAACTTGTTGACGAGACTCAGTGCTCaatttgtttgaattgttgAGACTACCCTTGTGGCTTTGATTTTTGAGTGTGGGATAGACCAATCTGTATCGAGTATGTATAGTTTATTGTTCACAGCTTGAAGCTCAATGTAACGAGATTGGAAGAGCTCATTGTGATGAGCTTGAAGCTAGTCATGGCGTTGACTTGACAAGgttctcttcattttttttaagaagtgTCTCCGCATGGGTCTTGACGACATTGACATTGTAAAAATCCATCTCTTAGTATGATGATGTTTTGGTATAACTTTGAATAAATACTTTATgcaacatgttaaaaaaatagttttgtccAAACCTAATAACGTGTACTAAATGTTGTTACTAAATTTGAATAAAGTGCTTAGagtcttgaaaaataaaattttttatataaaaaaaactgtgataaaaaaataagaaaaaataatattgttttaatttatttttctttaattatatatgacCTTTATTTTAGTCTCAAGTTTATTGAAAAATCATTATCAGAATTAATAATTGTATTTGAGATCTTGTGTTTTTTTAAACCTAGAACTAGGCCACAATGTTTTTCGTAAAAGTTCCTCAAAGTATTAAATGAGAAAGTGTATTTAAACGGTTATTATCCTTTATTCTAAACAATATACTATTATTAAACATATCAACTTTAATTTCGACTCTTCCATGATATAGAATTATCGAATATACTGAAACAAggttataattatatatgaatattataattatatatgaataCATAGAACTAAAGTTATTTAATGAAAgttttttcgttttcttttgtAGAAGcgaaatatattttgtaaatgagTTCTGAGAACAAGTTTTTATAATTGTGTTTTTTGCGAAAAAAAATCATTCCAATCATATGATATAATAAGTCATTAAATGATTACAATTGTGTCAAACTATTCagtttaaaagtttttattgatatttttggataaaCTTCTTATTAGtttacaagagaaaaaaaaaactaataaaattttatattaaaaaataacatggtTGAAATCCCGAATTACTAATTACtaaacaaacaatatttttgaatcttttcagtgcataattttgttattggaaaaaaacaatatagagggtttaattctttaatttattttgtcatttAGTCCTTCATAATGCTTTTCTTTTGTATTAGATTATAGTGATAACAATTTCTTTCCATTAAACTCGCAtgattttctttcattcatcCTTCTACTATACTGAATAcgtatgtttttctttattcatcCTTCTACTCAACTGAATAAGGGAAAGcttaaatttattgtaaaaaagtgttaattataaattagaattagACAAATATTAgcaaatcataaaattaaacaagATCAACTGCTTTAGAAAAGATGCCTTcttcatattttacattaaaattcatttattgtGCTCCCTTAGGAGATTAAAGttatgataaaacaaaaattaaaatcatctCAAAACACTTCATcttcaagaaaaagattaaattttattacatattttattattgatacgtcttaaaataagatatttattCAGCTATAGAAGAATTAAATCTGTACGCTTAGATAACATTTAACCAGTAACGTGTAAGCAAATAATGcagatatttataataataaaaaatatgctaTTACCGTTCAACCACAAATtactattaataaaattattgatttcaaaACACAACTTATGAATATTTTAGGGATATGtgtattaaacttttttaaaatgtgtaagaAAATGCGTAAAATGATGTTTTTGTTCAGTTAAAGTGAACCatagaaaataacttttaaacaaaaatcaaccatttaatgtttttattcagttaaatattgaaatttttctctttttttaaacTGTAAATATATTCAACTAAACATACCCTATTCTCAGTCTTAAATTCATTTAGAGAAGAATTTACTGTTTTTTGGGAGGAGTTTCATTAAATTAACATActtataaattatatgaaaaagttTATAGTTTCTATAAGTTATATGATCATAATAAGTTATAATCACGATATCACACAGAATATTTAGGAGTGAACTTTGGGAAATAAACGAAAACCCGGTTGCCATCTTCTTCACCTCTCACCGAATCAACACACATGAGAACAAGGACAGAACACAGGAGAAAGGCCAAAGGAAAGAAAGTTTCCACTGTATTCAGTTTCATCTTTTTTAAAAACTGAAACTATTTGCCACAAGCCCTATAACTCAACAAGGTAGGGTGATatacaaaaggaaacaaaaaccaaaacccTTGAttccaaagaaaaaagaaatagaaaaagcaaACCCGAAAATTTGAGCCATTTGATTGAGAGGATCTCGCACTGTAAGCACCCAACACTTGAACACGTATAACACATTTACAGCCACATTCACAAAACTCCCCTGTACCTTCCATTCCTCTCTCTTCACCCCTGTTTGTGGAAAGAAAAAGTATCTTTTTTCTGGGTCacagtttttttcttaaaagtgttttctttccttttccgGGAATACTGCTTCAGTTCCGTTCGTTCGAGGAATCCTATGTACCTCTTCAACTAACTAAGCCGCCGCAACTGCCCCCGTACGGAACGAGTAGCCTTGCGCCTTGTTTGGCGACGTCGTCGATTTTCTTTGTTCCTTATTTCTCAAAGCCTTCATCGATGAAGAAAGGTTCAAGTTCTTCTCTTTGGCTTCGTCTATATCTATTTGTTCTTGCCTGCACTCCTGGCTACAAAACGGGGTGTCCCCTCTgcaaaaaacaattataatccCGATCAGATCTAATTCGCAACCAAAAGGGTCTTTGGGTAACccaccaaaaaattaaaagaaaaaaaaggattttTGTAACAAAGGGTGTTGTTTTGGGTGGGTGACTGACCTATACATGAAGATGTCTCGGTTGTCTCCGAGTGGTTTTTTACAGAGGAAACAAGCGGCGAGGAAGTGAGAGTGTTGATCCTCGAATCTGGTGTCGTGGAATGTCTTAGATCTCGGTGAGAAAACGGGAAGGGTGTTCCTTGATCCGGTTCTGGTGTAGGAGGTGGCGTAACCCATGGTCATGGACCTAGATACGAAATTGTTGGCTCGATGGCAAGCATCCATGTCGGTTAAGGAAGCCAAGCCGTGGTCTTGTTCCAGGTAAGAAGGTCTTGATGGAGTGGTAGACCTTGAGGAGCACATGAATTTAATTTAGGGTTTGGTCTGGGAAGTGATGTTCAGAGAAGGATTGGGGAGTGTAGAAGAGAGTGGAAGGAGATGGTTTTATAAATAGGGTTGATGGGGTAATGGAAGaccagagagagagagaaacaaaCAGCGGCAGGTTTGGTTCAAGGAATCCTTGAGGGTGAATCTATTGGCTGAAACTACCTGCATCAAGACCGTTcaaatttgtgaattttttagGAATTGTATGATTGGGGGGATTCACAGTTGCCACCAAAGTTAATGTAAATTACATTCTCACTTACTTTCACTTCAAACTGCCAGAGCATCAAATACTTTTACTGCATTTACTTTTCATCACTTTCTATTTGTAgggtaattttaattataactcatcaaattttataaatatatttatttttatatacaacTAATTtctatatatgtttatatgGCGGTAACTATGATGAGTTCATTATAAATTtctgtttattatatatttattaaggtTATATttaatctgtttttttttcattatgtactattaaagataaatattaattatgatgtcacttaaaattttaaaattaaaataactaatttaacttcattttgttttgaaatctgtatttcaaaataaaatattggatACCACCCCCATGgaattaacttctttaaaatTACTACAATTCAACTAAAagatgataattaattaattaagaatattttcactaaaaaaatatttttaataaatagtaattATGGTTAAAAATAACTGTTCTAAATTACACTAAAAAGTGACATTTTGTAGTTCAAGGAGAAAAAGGGGGCTGTTTTTGGCAGAAAGAAAAGATCTTTCCCTCTCGGAAATGGTAGGTCCTATTTTGAACCAAAGTAGGCATATATGTGAGTAAGTTGGTCTCACTCGCGCTCTTCCTTCCCTGTGGCGCGCGTGCGTGTAAAATTGATGTGGGAGGGTAAGAAAAGTGCGGGCCCAAACTCGTGCAATTCGCCTAAACGTAACAGACACACTGCCCCTGTTCCTGGTGTACTTTTCcataaatcaatatattttaaatcatggcttaattacttttttgttatttaattattttattaaatttcctGTTTCATCGcaataatcaatttaatttatattttaattatctgaactatataatttatttttttcaattaaatttttacttgtttattttcaaaattttgaagaaaataaataaaaataaaaacatttaaatgtaatctatttaataattcaatgaataaaaaattaaaaatattaaaaatatttattgaatcaaattaaattgaatttaaaaaactcacatataaatttatgatACTATTGCTTTTTATactttacatgtttattatattattacaaaGTTTATAGTTATTTATGAGTATATGTTATTTAtgagtatatatatttatttaaaattatataagattgaaatatttgaaagttggatctctattattattttcgAGTGTAAACATATGTTCGATTCttacttttttatgataattaaaaataataaattaattattattataaaattaaatataaataatttctacaattttattataaataattgttatttatcTTGTACAcaattttataactaaaatataattaaatttaaaagcatgatcaaattgataaaattattattttaatttaaaaagtatttaaaaaataaatgtgaataCAATGAATCTTTCAAAATTAAGCCTCGAGAAAATAAACCAATAACtcttctttaaatttaattagatcaaaacaaattaaagttaaaagtgatcagacaataaaaaaattaaaataactaaatactttcatactaataaattttatatatatatatatatatatatatatatatatatatatatatatatatatatatatatatatatataatttccgCACAAACAACTTTCTCGGATCAAATGCATGCTCACAAGGCAATTATGAGTTGGGTAATGTAAAATTGAAAAGCATAATAAAGTTCAATCATTTTTGTACAGACTGTTCTCCTGGTTAATAACATGTGTTTAATTTGATGAATGAAGAGTAATGAATTCTGTAATAATTCAGATTCACTGTATACAGTTCCATTAGAAttgttttaaaagtatttacgaatgaatgaaaaataaaacctTAAATTATTTGACCAACTGAAAAGTATTTAATTCaagatttattttaaacaattttcattaaatttaagtaacataaaagagagataaaaatatttatattaataaaaatataaaataacgcATTCAtacattattaataaaattaagacaTAACAGATAactcataaataattaatacttaaacagttcattaaaaattattagtatgcCTTAGCATGCAGTCCATGcatttattacttatttatacAGTTTTTATTGCTATAAACTACTATGCGAAAATAAGTATGTTTTCTCAGAAAAGTTGTAACAGACTGagtttatatagtttttttttttttaaaggaacTTAAAGAGtctaaaaatagttaatattattaaaaaagtatatttaatgttaatttaaaaatacttaaatcaTGATGTCTTCTGTGATCtaactataaataattatatagttatttattattaaacacgGAGGTTTTCTGTTTATATAATAGGAATGGTTTTAGAAGAGTAAAGGTTAAAatagtatataaattaaaattgtagtaattttttatatttcattatctttcttcacttttctatattaaatttttaagtttttagatttttttttcttaattagttGATACGACTTAGAAAACATCAAAGTGTTGGATAATATCATCAGCTTGTTTTaggtaatatttttttcttaaatgtcAAATTATTCTCTTTTAGTGATATATCATTGAGATTTGCGTGTGTATGTGAGATTTTAATTTCTCTTAAGGATCTTTAGTAATTTCTCTTATAAATTTCTTATCCTACAATCTTGTTCTGATATCacatgtaaaattaattaaggatctttaagatttataattctcacacgataaatcataatagagcactaaccttgatctaTGATAAatcctgtgaatatgcgttcttcaatttataattttgtgtgttcttcaaccaccgttttccaatctatctctttatctttctttttcttctcacacgttcttgatgggttactgtgaaaagaaccttatggccagagacagaacctcAATTCCTTTtataccaacgtccatcaagttcgttttattttatctttatctttattttattttattatcacttctcataataataactaataagtcttaatattttttattaaatcacaattggacccatcataatatttcaaatgagtcactaatagaattaattcgtcaattaattctaacagcGGTTTGAAAGGAAAATTGACATGCTGTAAAATTAGTTTTCGCATTGTTTTCTCTCTCGCGAGTCATGTGTTGTATTGCTTTTGCAAGAAATGGAAACTCATTGAAAAGGAATTAGACAAACATAGTAAGGAAAAACACCACTCCTGGTAACTTCAAGAAAGGAGGAatagtatttaatattatatatttttcatgtaataTTTGTACATGAGTCATTAATATGtgagtaattaaaatatgtctatgtcatctttatatataaatatttactaaatatctttatttaatattcattataaATTGTAGCTATAAAAAATCAAGGAGACAGATATTTTTCAATACTATTAGTACTTCATCTAGAAAGAAATGCACCTTATTCTAAACTTGTATCTAcactttaaaagtgttttcttttaaatcattgtttccaaaaacaaaattaatatttgaccatattagttaaattaaatttatccaAGTATAATCAAATTCTAAATATCGTTcttcataataaatttattttaataccataatttaaaaacatctacataaaaataattaataactagtAATAGTTATTACATATTGAATATCATTATACTCTACCTGGTTCTTTActgtaaaagtaattaattattgcttattataaatatttatttaaatttcaatgtaattttagttataaatatgcacggaaacaaatatttttaacatcatACCGTTAAGTCTCTTTGATGGAAGTGTTGTAAATCTTCATCTAtactttattgtttttaaatggAAATTAATATTTAGCTATATATGTTAGCTTAGACTCGTAAAGGAATTTCCAGCATTACTAAGTTTAATtggatttcttttataaacattgcaccattattttaaaatattatttttataccgATATATTGCATTTCCATGCATGAAAACAAAATGGTATTTTCTTAACTGATAAAACACacgttatttgttttttaattttctgtATTAAAAAGCTACTTTGAGAGCATGGAGATTTGTACAGtgtttctttattctcttttccTGAATTTAGGAGATCAAACGACGAGATTTCTATTTTCCTGACTACTGTTACTGCAATATTCGTCTTTATATTTTTGCATAATAATTAGGATAGTATTCAACGTCTTAATTATAAATctcacaataaaatataataataaacaatgtGAAATCTTATAAGATGGTGATTTAGAAATGATAgtgctttaaaaataataaaatttggttaatttaatattaaaaggttgtattataaatagaattgatttaaaagaattttattattttaaaacacatattttttctAGAAATTACTTTTTTAGAGTTCTTTCTCTAACTTCTCTCCAAAAGTTATTTCTCTCTCAtcatctgattgaagaaccgagaccgtaaGATTGATTTTCGCGACAGACTCTTCAATTTGCACCTATCAGTTTCTTCGTTTGTGTAAGTTAGTTTTCTACCCCTCTTCTCGGTTCAATTTGTTTTGCCTTTGCATGTTCTTTGGTTGCATGCGTCTTTTTAATCATGAGTATGAGTCTATGTTGATAAGTGATCATAATTGTATGTTATGTATGATTGTTTCCGTGACATTTTTATGTGTAGATAGGACATcatgtggagttagaggtgtttgGTATTTTTAGAGTTGTTTAAGTTtgataacaggtaagggaagctagttgcactatttttaagttataaacATGTTGGAATTACTAATTGCATGATTGTACGGTGATTTGATTGTGCATATGTTTTGTGAATGATACATGATGTGTGAATTATGGGTTTTAGgtatgatgatatttttttctttcttaaatattgattgatttGGTAttatatttgagatcaattggTACTCATATTTGTGATGAATTTGGGTTTGGTATGTTTTTGACATTTGGAATGACTATTTGACTACTTAGATGGGACTAGAATGACATAATTGTACAAAATCAGGTTCTGCAAAAGCATGTAGACTTGCTCGATGAGAATGTACTCGCTAAGTGAATCCAAAGCCATGGAGCTTACTGACTTTGTAGTCGTTGAGCGAGAATACAATCGCTGAATGAATTTTAGAGAAATTTACCTTTATAAATTCCAATGATTTATTCGCTGAGCGAGCCATTCGGTCTTTGGGCGAGAGTGGACATTTGTGCAATTTTCGCCTAGCGAATAGATGATTTAGCTGGGGGAATACATTAAagtctaataattattttgtatgcTCAATTTTGGTGTGTCGGGGGCAAATGTGAATTACAACTTATGAAATGAATAGTTTGTATCATGAAACAAGGGTATGTTTTGAGTGATTGTAGGGTATTTCCCAAGGAGGAAATCTCATTGGTAATGTGTTTCACTAGGGTGTGCCTTGACAATCAATATTGTTCCATTTTGTGAGGTTATCCTGAACTTTACTAACTATTCATACTCATATAGAGGAGGGTGCTTAGGGAGAGTAATAGGAGGTCGTGTCATAAGGATGATTCTATTATTCTTATGATTGTGAAAGAGGTTCTCTTATGTGTGGTAGCTTAGTAGAGCATGTTACATTACTACAAGTGCATGACTTCACTAGCTTGGCACAAGTGCACATATCCAAATTGTTAGTGTATGGCCGAGTAGTACTCGGCCCAACAAGAAGAAACTGGCCGGGATCATCCCGGCCCAGACAGGGGCGTCCCCACGTGATGGCCCAACCGCGAGGGCTTGGATCCAGCACAACGCTGACAGCCCAGTAAGCGCAGTGGCCGTGTACTTCCCGGCCCTATTGGCCGAGTACACCCCGGCCCAAGGGGTAGTAGGCGGGACATGTGTTACAGAGGGGCAGCATGCAatcaaaccccaaaaaggaaggagttgatattcgAAAAGTACAGACAGCTAAGAagggaaggagttgatatttgagaagtacaaACCCCAataaggaaggagttgatatgtgAGAAGTACAAACGGTCgaaccccaaaaaggaaggagttgatattcaAAAAATACAGACGACCAAGAAGGAAGGAGCTGATATGTGAGAAGTACAGACGGACATACTTTGGAATGGAAAGGACTGATCTTTATTAAAGGCATAGAAGAACAATTCTTGCCAATAAGGAAAGAACTGCTGCGTGTAACCTCAGTCGGAAAGGGAAGGAATCGATCCTCAAATACAAACAGCCCACAAATATTAATAACGGGTCCATTAAGAAATCAGTATAAATTAAGGCCTAGTGAACAGGTAAAGGTACACTTTTCTTATTAACCTACTACTGTCCATATCAATCACTCTCTaacttgagcgtcggagtgcTTGCAGGTACCCCCACCCCCGGAGTGCAGACGGCTGGGAGTGCAGACGACTGGGAGTCTCAGGAGGAGTCCAGGGAGGAACAGGAGGAGGTTCGACAAAGAGGGTTCTTGAGACCGTCTGGTTCCGCACCTAAATAGTATCGATCAGGTACACAAATAATATTGAGTCTAAAAGAGTTTAGTTTATAATATGACATGTTAAGTGATTTTGTTGTATATTTCGAACCGTAAACTTATATGCATATGGATTGTTTTATAATGCATTTGTATCATTTGATTTAACTAGTT contains:
- the LOC114175794 gene encoding FCS-Like Zinc finger 2-like, with product MCSSRSTTPSRPSYLEQDHGLASLTDMDACHRANNFVSRSMTMGYATSYTRTGSRNTLPVFSPRSKTFHDTRFEDQHSHFLAACFLCKKPLGDNRDIFMYRGDTPFCSQECRQEQIDIDEAKEKNLNLSSSMKALRNKEQRKSTTSPNKAQGYSFRTGAVAAA